Proteins from one Mycobacterium sp. EPa45 genomic window:
- a CDS encoding peptide chain release factor 3, whose product MSDQDLGVRTAPTTAAANRLLAEAGRRRTFAVISHPDAGKSTLTEALVLHARIITQAGAIHGKAGRRSTVSDWMDMEQARGISITSTALQFPYHSPEGQDCVINLLDTPGHADFSEDTYRVLSAVDCAVMLIDAAKGLEPQTLKLFQVCKHRGLPILTVINKWDRPGRHALELLDEIQARIGLKPTPLTWPVGIAGDFKGVLDRRTGNFIRFTRTAGGATAAPEEHIAPEQAHEAAGIDWDNAVEECELLSADDGDHDQEAFLQGVTTPVLFTSAALNFGVNQLLDNLTRLAPPPSGQVDVEGNVRPVDAPFSAFVFKVQAGMDSAHRDRIAYARVCSGTFERGDVLTHAATGKPFVTKYAQSVFGQQRSTLDNAWPGDVIGLANAAALRPGDTLFRDLPVQFPPIPSFSPEYFSVARGTDPSKHKQFRKGIEQLEQEGVVQVLRSDRRGEQAPVLAAVGPLQFEVTSHRMATEFNAPISLEPLPYTVARAADPEDAAFIDKQVSTEALTRTDGVTLALFTTKWRLQGFCEDNPNVKLRPLVAAGDD is encoded by the coding sequence ATGAGCGATCAAGACCTCGGTGTCCGGACGGCGCCCACGACGGCTGCGGCGAACCGGCTCCTGGCCGAAGCCGGTCGCCGTCGAACCTTCGCCGTCATCAGCCACCCCGACGCCGGTAAGTCCACGCTCACCGAGGCGCTGGTGCTGCACGCGAGAATCATCACCCAGGCCGGTGCCATCCACGGCAAAGCCGGGCGGCGGTCCACGGTCTCGGACTGGATGGACATGGAGCAGGCCAGGGGTATCTCCATCACCTCCACGGCACTGCAGTTCCCCTACCACTCGCCGGAGGGCCAGGACTGCGTCATCAACCTGCTCGACACCCCCGGGCACGCGGACTTCTCCGAGGACACCTACCGGGTGCTGAGCGCCGTCGACTGCGCGGTCATGCTGATCGATGCAGCCAAGGGCCTGGAACCCCAGACACTCAAGCTGTTCCAGGTGTGCAAGCACCGCGGCCTGCCGATCCTCACGGTCATCAATAAGTGGGACCGTCCCGGCCGTCACGCGCTGGAACTCCTCGACGAGATCCAGGCTCGGATCGGGCTCAAGCCGACCCCGTTGACGTGGCCGGTCGGCATCGCCGGCGACTTCAAGGGCGTGCTGGATCGCCGCACCGGCAACTTCATCCGATTCACCCGCACAGCGGGTGGTGCCACCGCCGCACCCGAGGAGCACATCGCTCCCGAACAGGCCCACGAGGCAGCCGGCATCGACTGGGACAACGCGGTCGAGGAATGCGAGCTGCTCTCCGCCGATGACGGTGACCACGACCAGGAAGCGTTCCTGCAGGGCGTGACGACGCCTGTCCTGTTCACCTCCGCGGCCCTGAATTTCGGCGTCAACCAGCTCCTGGACAACCTGACACGGCTCGCGCCTCCGCCGAGCGGCCAGGTCGACGTCGAGGGCAATGTGCGGCCGGTCGACGCACCGTTCAGTGCCTTCGTTTTCAAGGTTCAAGCCGGCATGGACTCCGCCCATCGCGACCGCATCGCCTACGCCCGGGTGTGTTCGGGAACCTTCGAGCGAGGCGACGTCCTCACTCACGCCGCGACCGGCAAGCCGTTCGTCACCAAGTACGCGCAATCGGTGTTCGGCCAACAACGCTCGACACTGGACAATGCGTGGCCGGGCGATGTGATCGGGCTCGCCAACGCCGCGGCACTGCGCCCAGGAGACACCCTGTTCCGCGACCTGCCCGTGCAGTTCCCGCCGATTCCGAGCTTCTCCCCCGAGTATTTCTCCGTCGCCCGGGGCACTGATCCGAGCAAGCACAAGCAATTCCGCAAGGGCATCGAGCAACTCGAGCAGGAGGGGGTGGTGCAGGTTCTGCGGTCAGACCGCCGCGGCGAGCAGGCGCCCGTCCTGGCCGCAGTGGGCCCACTGCAGTTCGAGGTGACCAGTCACCGGATGGCCACCGAATTCAATGCACCGATCTCTTTGGAACCGCTGCCCTACACCGTGGCGCGTGCCGCCGACCCTGAGGACGCAGCGTTCATCGACAAGCAGGTGTCGACCGAGGCTCTCACCCGCACCGACGGTGTGACGCTCGCATTGTTCACCACGAAGTGGCGGCTGCAGGGCTTCTGCGAGGACAACCCGAATGTGAAGCTGCGCCCGCTGGTTGCCGCAGGCGACGACTGA
- a CDS encoding sensor domain-containing protein yields the protein MERRKLVVTAAVFCVLMSAGCGGTIGGVAVTATPPKLIARPLVERELPGLLLSPDQVNAAMGVNNMAVTNTATSMADNAGVMAPLDCLAIDGAAETRVYADSGYLAERDQSLSDGDKLDHYVKQAVVLFPTAEQAENFFSASAQQWQACHAFTHTQSGTRWSVGQIATADDALSTTATEEEAKAPGRACGRALERRNNIIIDVNTCAADPGDSAPKIADQIAINVAAKW from the coding sequence ATGGAACGTCGGAAACTGGTCGTGACGGCGGCCGTGTTCTGTGTGCTGATGAGCGCCGGGTGCGGGGGCACCATCGGAGGCGTTGCGGTGACGGCGACGCCCCCCAAGTTGATCGCGCGCCCGCTTGTCGAACGGGAACTGCCAGGGCTGTTGCTCAGCCCTGATCAGGTGAACGCCGCGATGGGGGTCAACAATATGGCTGTCACGAATACGGCGACGTCGATGGCCGACAACGCCGGCGTCATGGCGCCACTGGACTGCCTCGCCATCGACGGCGCCGCTGAGACGCGCGTGTATGCCGACAGTGGCTACCTGGCGGAGCGCGACCAAAGCCTCAGCGACGGAGACAAATTGGACCATTACGTCAAGCAGGCAGTGGTGTTGTTCCCCACGGCAGAGCAAGCCGAAAATTTCTTCTCCGCCTCGGCGCAACAATGGCAGGCGTGCCACGCATTCACTCACACGCAGAGCGGGACCCGCTGGTCGGTCGGGCAGATCGCAACCGCTGACGACGCTTTGAGCACGACCGCAACAGAGGAAGAGGCCAAGGCTCCGGGCCGGGCCTGTGGCCGGGCACTGGAGCGTCGCAACAACATCATCATCGACGTCAACACCTGCGCGGCCGACCCCGGGGACTCAGCCCCGAAGATCGCTGACCAGATCGCGATCAACGTCGCCGCGAAGTGGTGA
- a CDS encoding SDR family oxidoreductase, with the protein MTEQITALVTGANRGLGRQLAAELLSRGAKVYAAARRPETVDLPGAIPVQLDITDPESVRRAAEIAGDVTVLVNNAGVSTRAPLLTGPIDDIRLEMETHYFGTLNVSREFVPIIENNGGGAVLNVLSVLAWVHPPSSGAYSAAKAAAWALTDALRAELAPKGIHVAALHVGYMDTDMVSYIPAEQKIDPAQVAKQAITGVLNGDAEILADELSRQVKAGLSTVNT; encoded by the coding sequence ATGACCGAGCAGATCACCGCACTGGTAACAGGTGCCAATCGCGGATTGGGACGACAGCTGGCCGCCGAGCTGCTCTCGAGGGGGGCGAAGGTCTACGCCGCGGCCCGCAGGCCGGAGACCGTCGACCTGCCCGGCGCGATCCCGGTCCAGCTGGACATCACCGACCCGGAGTCGGTGCGCCGCGCGGCGGAGATCGCCGGCGATGTCACGGTGCTGGTGAACAACGCCGGCGTCTCCACGCGGGCACCGCTGCTCACCGGGCCGATCGACGACATCCGGCTCGAGATGGAAACCCACTACTTCGGGACGCTGAATGTCAGCCGGGAGTTCGTGCCGATCATCGAGAACAACGGCGGGGGAGCGGTACTGAACGTGCTGTCGGTGCTGGCGTGGGTGCACCCGCCGAGCTCGGGCGCCTACTCGGCGGCCAAGGCAGCCGCCTGGGCGCTCACCGACGCGCTGCGAGCTGAGCTCGCGCCCAAGGGAATTCACGTCGCCGCCCTACACGTCGGGTACATGGACACCGACATGGTCAGCTACATCCCGGCCGAGCAGAAGATCGATCCCGCACAGGTGGCCAAGCAGGCCATCACCGGCGTCCTCAATGGCGACGCCGAGATCCTGGCTGACGAGCTGTCACGCCAGGTCAAGGCGGGTCTGTCCACGGTCAACACCTAG
- a CDS encoding LysR family transcriptional regulator codes for MELRQLRYFVTVADELNFGRAAQRLRIAGPSLSQQIKVLERDLKITLFDRDRRSVTLTPAGAALLPDARALIAQADELRRRASNLGGSEPVRVGYVNWCPTDWSERAAGIAQLRVDTWVMPSHTQAARVADGSLDLAICWVQKDDLEALSLEARLLGVDRLYALAVGSDDAPVDAADTVVLVDADAGSWLSWNRYAEQFAAATGARIMRTDDGGVTGPTFFEHVRGLGRPVVNNPKGQDEALPKDLVRRAVINPSPLWTWSLVWRRDDDNPAVHALVDEFTRGIVDFGLADSSSWLPADDPHQPRDHGGS; via the coding sequence ATGGAGTTGCGGCAGCTGCGCTACTTCGTCACCGTGGCCGACGAGTTGAATTTCGGTCGCGCTGCTCAACGTCTCCGCATCGCCGGGCCGTCGCTGTCTCAGCAGATCAAGGTTCTCGAGCGCGACCTCAAGATCACCCTCTTCGACCGCGACCGCCGCTCAGTGACCCTGACACCAGCCGGCGCCGCGCTATTACCGGACGCGAGGGCGCTGATCGCCCAAGCTGACGAATTGCGAAGGCGCGCTTCTAATCTCGGTGGTTCGGAGCCGGTCCGGGTCGGCTATGTCAATTGGTGTCCGACGGATTGGTCCGAGCGGGCGGCCGGGATCGCGCAATTGCGGGTGGACACCTGGGTCATGCCGTCGCACACGCAGGCCGCGCGGGTCGCCGACGGCAGCCTCGATCTGGCGATCTGCTGGGTGCAGAAGGACGACCTGGAGGCGCTGTCTCTCGAGGCCCGGCTGCTGGGAGTGGACCGGCTCTACGCGCTTGCGGTCGGTTCCGACGATGCGCCGGTCGATGCCGCCGACACCGTCGTGTTGGTCGACGCGGATGCCGGCAGCTGGTTGTCGTGGAATCGCTACGCCGAGCAGTTCGCGGCCGCCACCGGCGCCCGCATCATGCGCACCGACGACGGCGGTGTCACCGGCCCAACGTTCTTCGAGCACGTCCGCGGCCTGGGCCGTCCGGTTGTCAACAACCCGAAAGGCCAGGACGAGGCGCTGCCCAAAGACCTGGTGCGCCGGGCGGTGATCAACCCGTCGCCGTTGTGGACGTGGTCACTGGTGTGGCGGCGCGACGACGACAACCCCGCGGTTCACGCCTTGGTCGACGAATTCACCCGGGGCATAGTGGATTTCGGACTCGCCGACTCCTCGTCCTGGCTGCCCGCCGACGACCCGCATCAGCCCCGCGACCACGGCGGCAGCTAG
- a CDS encoding SDR family NAD(P)-dependent oxidoreductase: MDIPARVAVITGASQGIGAGLVQGYRRLGYGVVANSRTIRDSDDPLILTVAGDIARPGVGQRIADAAVQRFGRIDTVVNNAGIFIPKPFTDYTDADYDAITGVNLRGFFEVTRAALRLLGTGGHVVNISTSLVDHANSQVPSALASLTKGGLNAVTRALAVEYAGRGIRVNAVALGVVSTPMHDPSTHDILAQLNPLRRLGDIDDAVEAVLYLEQAGFVTGEILHVDGGQSAGH, translated from the coding sequence ATGGACATCCCGGCGCGGGTCGCCGTGATCACCGGTGCCTCCCAGGGCATCGGGGCCGGCCTGGTACAGGGCTATCGCCGGCTGGGCTACGGGGTGGTCGCCAACTCGCGAACCATCCGCGACAGTGACGACCCACTGATACTCACCGTCGCCGGCGACATCGCCCGACCAGGGGTGGGACAACGCATCGCCGACGCTGCGGTGCAGCGCTTCGGCCGCATCGACACGGTGGTCAACAACGCCGGCATCTTCATCCCCAAACCGTTCACCGATTACACCGACGCCGACTACGACGCCATCACCGGAGTGAATCTGCGTGGCTTCTTCGAGGTGACCCGGGCGGCGCTGCGGCTGCTCGGGACCGGTGGCCACGTCGTCAACATCTCGACCAGTCTGGTGGACCACGCCAACTCCCAGGTGCCGTCGGCGTTGGCATCACTGACGAAGGGCGGCCTCAACGCCGTGACCAGGGCGCTCGCCGTCGAGTACGCCGGCCGCGGGATCCGGGTCAACGCCGTCGCCCTCGGGGTCGTCAGCACCCCGATGCACGATCCGTCGACCCACGACATATTGGCCCAACTCAATCCGCTGCGCCGGCTCGGCGATATCGACGACGCCGTCGAGGCCGTGCTGTACCTGGAACAGGCAGGATTCGTCACGGGCGAGATCCTGCACGTGGACGGAGGTCAAAGTGCAGGACACTGA
- a CDS encoding nuclear transport factor 2 family protein has protein sequence MQDTEDLLRSVLNRWKAAIDAHDPQAVAAVFAADAIFQGLRPFSVGRQGVFDYYDSQPAGMTVNYSVLESRQIGADTVLGYVAASFAFRDGQARDLRLGIVITRFGEHWSIAYYQASPAPD, from the coding sequence GTGCAGGACACTGAGGATCTCCTACGATCCGTATTGAACCGGTGGAAAGCCGCTATCGACGCCCACGATCCGCAAGCGGTCGCCGCCGTCTTCGCCGCCGACGCGATTTTTCAGGGCCTGCGCCCCTTCAGCGTCGGGCGACAGGGAGTCTTCGACTACTACGACTCTCAGCCTGCCGGGATGACGGTGAACTACTCGGTGCTGGAATCGCGGCAGATCGGCGCCGACACCGTACTGGGCTATGTCGCAGCGAGTTTCGCGTTTCGCGATGGACAGGCCAGGGACCTTCGCCTTGGCATCGTCATCACCCGCTTCGGCGAGCACTGGAGCATCGCGTACTACCAGGCGAGCCCCGCTCCGGATTAG
- a CDS encoding DUF732 domain-containing protein: MKRAPAACPYCGADLDAHGSCARCGGVLTPTPPTGWRPDPTARFEGRYYTAGHPTNRVRNGRAESNDPVGGQMLPDYVEVPVARSSIRLTWLATGVTTAVIVIIAGVVAGLLWARHKPGPVPEVDYVQALQTAGLFDQFNSEANAVAHGHEVCNQLEHGGQQQGLLADKIAVDVFCPRFNKGFRVLESAKISGVFVLTDSLGTGAIVTDGGACHGTDGYADVGRTTPVTVRNGKGDILTTTSLGAGTGDSANCTFSFTFSINEGQDRYVVSIGRRGEFSYSFEQLRSHGLQIHLGR, translated from the coding sequence ATGAAGCGTGCGCCCGCGGCCTGCCCCTATTGCGGGGCGGACCTCGACGCACACGGCAGCTGCGCGCGCTGCGGCGGTGTCCTGACACCGACCCCGCCGACTGGCTGGCGGCCCGATCCAACTGCCCGCTTCGAGGGCCGCTACTACACCGCCGGACATCCGACCAATCGGGTTCGAAACGGCAGGGCCGAGTCGAACGACCCCGTCGGTGGGCAGATGTTGCCGGACTACGTCGAAGTGCCGGTGGCTCGGTCGAGCATTCGGTTGACGTGGCTGGCCACGGGAGTGACGACCGCGGTCATCGTCATCATCGCCGGAGTGGTAGCGGGCCTACTGTGGGCACGGCACAAACCGGGGCCGGTGCCCGAAGTCGACTACGTGCAGGCGTTGCAGACGGCGGGGTTGTTCGACCAGTTCAATTCCGAGGCCAATGCCGTAGCCCACGGGCACGAGGTGTGTAATCAGCTCGAACACGGTGGGCAGCAGCAGGGTCTGCTCGCCGACAAGATCGCGGTCGATGTGTTCTGCCCGCGGTTCAACAAGGGTTTTCGCGTTCTTGAATCCGCCAAGATCTCCGGTGTTTTCGTACTGACCGACAGCCTCGGCACCGGCGCGATCGTCACCGACGGGGGCGCCTGCCACGGGACGGACGGCTACGCCGACGTCGGGCGTACCACTCCGGTCACCGTCAGGAATGGCAAGGGCGACATTCTCACCACCACGTCGCTGGGTGCGGGCACCGGCGACAGTGCCAACTGCACGTTCTCCTTCACCTTCTCGATCAACGAAGGCCAGGACCGCTACGTCGTATCCATCGGCCGCCGCGGCGAATTCAGCTACAGCTTCGAACAATTGCGCAGCCACGGATTGCAGATCCACCTCGGCCGCTAA
- a CDS encoding fused (3R)-hydroxyacyl-ACP dehydratase subunits HadA/HadB, which yields MSAPAETSPLEARVGHYYRMDGTYLVGREKLREYARAVQDYHPAHWDVAAAAELGYSDVIAPLTFTSAPGMQCNRRMFESIVVGYDTYLQTEEVFEQHRPIVAGDELVIDVELTSVRRTAGRDFITVTNTFTDTRGERVHTLHTTVVGITAEDIDAGVKTAVQNAMMHDMNILDIGGIDDEYEKELRPEGEIRISDGGLTRTPGTRSFDDVKVGDELPTHHTRVARGDLVNYAGVAGDANPIHWDEDIAKLAGLPDVIAHGMLTMGLAAGFHSSWSGDPGAVTRFAVRLSQPAVVSAKQGADIEFSGKVKSLDPETRSGVVLIGAKSEGKKIFGLATMNVRFA from the coding sequence ATGAGTGCACCAGCAGAGACGTCACCGCTCGAAGCCCGGGTCGGCCACTACTACCGGATGGACGGGACCTACCTCGTCGGCCGCGAGAAGCTTCGTGAGTATGCCCGCGCGGTGCAGGACTACCACCCTGCCCACTGGGATGTCGCTGCGGCCGCCGAGCTCGGCTATTCCGATGTGATCGCCCCGCTGACCTTCACCTCGGCGCCCGGTATGCAGTGCAATCGGCGGATGTTCGAGTCGATCGTCGTCGGGTACGACACCTACTTGCAGACCGAAGAGGTCTTCGAGCAGCACCGCCCGATTGTCGCCGGTGACGAGCTTGTCATCGACGTCGAACTCACCTCGGTACGCCGCACTGCGGGCCGGGACTTCATCACCGTCACCAACACGTTCACTGACACCCGCGGCGAGCGGGTGCACACTCTGCACACCACCGTTGTCGGCATCACCGCCGAGGACATCGACGCGGGAGTGAAGACGGCCGTCCAGAACGCGATGATGCACGACATGAACATTCTCGACATCGGCGGGATCGACGACGAATACGAGAAGGAGCTGCGACCCGAGGGCGAGATCCGCATCTCGGACGGCGGTCTGACCCGCACGCCGGGAACGCGGTCATTCGACGACGTCAAGGTCGGCGACGAGCTGCCGACCCACCACACCCGGGTGGCCCGCGGCGACCTGGTGAACTACGCCGGAGTGGCCGGCGATGCGAACCCGATCCACTGGGATGAGGACATCGCCAAGCTTGCCGGCCTGCCCGACGTGATCGCCCACGGCATGCTCACCATGGGCCTTGCCGCGGGCTTCCACTCGAGCTGGTCGGGTGATCCGGGTGCGGTGACTCGCTTCGCGGTGCGGTTGTCGCAGCCCGCTGTCGTCTCGGCGAAGCAGGGCGCCGACATTGAGTTCAGCGGCAAGGTCAAATCGTTGGATCCCGAAACCCGCTCGGGCGTAGTCCTCATCGGCGCGAAATCCGAGGGCAAGAAGATCTTTGGTCTGGCGACGATGAACGTGCGATTCGCCTGA
- a CDS encoding chemotaxis protein CheB: MSGPDVVVIGGSAGGIKALRGIFETLVDIGNTVVFVVLHRAPQYSGLDRVLQSYTAIPIREPSNSPWPCTPGEVTLAPAGYHLLAGNDRGRSTEPQTPIEQYETGPGVRAHLTLDPPILCSRPSLDAVFSSAAQLVNSVTAVLLSCASEDGARGCEDVKGAGGRVVLQDPDSCEAAMAVNAAMRVVNPDHIADPRGIGRWLSELRG, translated from the coding sequence ATGTCGGGCCCTGACGTCGTTGTGATCGGAGGCAGTGCCGGGGGAATCAAGGCGTTGCGAGGGATCTTCGAAACACTCGTCGACATCGGCAACACGGTGGTGTTCGTGGTGTTGCATCGCGCGCCGCAGTACTCAGGACTTGATCGAGTTCTCCAGAGTTACACCGCAATTCCGATTCGTGAACCGAGCAACAGTCCGTGGCCGTGCACACCTGGCGAGGTCACCCTCGCCCCTGCCGGATACCACCTGCTGGCAGGCAACGACCGCGGCCGGTCGACGGAGCCGCAGACGCCGATCGAGCAGTATGAGACGGGTCCCGGCGTGCGCGCCCACCTGACTTTGGATCCACCGATCCTGTGCTCGCGTCCCTCGCTGGACGCGGTGTTCTCCAGCGCGGCCCAGCTCGTCAATTCGGTAACGGCCGTTTTGCTTTCGTGCGCGAGCGAAGATGGAGCCCGCGGTTGCGAGGACGTGAAAGGCGCCGGTGGACGGGTCGTGTTGCAGGATCCGGACAGTTGCGAGGCAGCCATGGCCGTCAATGCCGCCATGCGCGTTGTCAATCCGGATCACATCGCGGATCCGCGCGGGATCGGGCGATGGCTTTCCGAGCTTCGCGGGTAA
- a CDS encoding protein-glutamate O-methyltransferase CheR: MSNPAENDPARSKELTAIEAEAFFYAVYEFLGYDFRHYTDASRNRRLMAFVERHSLGTISRAQDRVLRDPSLLASLLSTMTVNVTEMFRDPLVFNNIRAELLPRLATYPRIRIWVAGCATGEEAYSVAILLDEAGLLDRSTIYATDIDSDSLKIAASAIYPADAMVGATRNYQASGGVRPFSDWYIAKYDRCILSPTLRSRLEFFSHNLATDSTFGEFHLILCRNVFIYFEETLQRRAERMFWESLAPFGNLVIGPREGLTVDGMRLFKPQDRRLGIYAKSQNQYVGP, encoded by the coding sequence ATGAGTAATCCCGCGGAGAATGATCCGGCTCGGTCCAAGGAACTGACGGCGATCGAGGCGGAGGCGTTCTTCTACGCGGTGTACGAGTTTCTCGGCTACGACTTTCGTCACTACACGGATGCGTCGCGCAATAGACGGCTGATGGCGTTCGTCGAACGGCATTCGTTGGGCACCATATCCAGGGCTCAGGATCGGGTGCTCCGCGATCCCAGCCTGTTGGCCTCGCTGCTGTCCACGATGACGGTCAATGTTACCGAGATGTTCCGAGACCCACTGGTGTTCAACAACATCCGTGCGGAGCTGTTGCCCCGACTGGCCACCTACCCGCGCATCCGGATCTGGGTCGCGGGTTGCGCGACGGGTGAAGAGGCGTATTCCGTTGCGATCCTTCTGGATGAGGCCGGTCTGCTGGATCGGTCGACGATCTATGCAACCGATATCGACAGCGACTCCCTCAAGATCGCCGCGTCGGCAATCTACCCCGCGGATGCCATGGTGGGCGCGACCCGCAATTACCAAGCCAGCGGCGGGGTAAGACCATTCTCGGACTGGTACATCGCCAAGTATGATCGGTGCATTCTCAGCCCGACACTGCGTTCGCGGTTGGAGTTCTTCTCGCATAATCTGGCCACCGACAGCACCTTCGGCGAATTTCATCTGATCCTGTGCAGGAACGTCTTCATCTATTTCGAGGAAACGCTGCAACGCCGGGCCGAACGCATGTTCTGGGAGAGCTTGGCTCCATTCGGCAATCTCGTCATCGGTCCACGGGAGGGCCTGACCGTCGACGGCATGCGGTTGTTCAAGCCGCAGGACCGCCGTCTGGGCATCTACGCCAAGAGTCAGAATCAGTATGTCGGGCCCTGA